In the Paenibacillus sp. FSL R7-0337 genome, CCCAGCTTACAAAGGGTCTGACCACAGATGCAGACAAAGTTAAGGCTATCTACAATTACATCGTAGCTAACGTGAAATATGACTACTCTCTGGCTAACAGCGTAAGCACAGATTATATTCCGAACAACGATAACACGCTGGCTACCAACAAAGGGATCTGCTACGATTACGCATCCTTGTTCGCTACTATGCTCCGCAGTGAAGGTATTCCAACCAAATTGGTTATGGGAAATACAAGCTATGTAACTTCATACCATGCCTGGAACGAAGTGTTCCTGAATGGCAAATGGGTAACGATTGATACTACAGTAGATGCAGGTCTGGGCAAGAACACAGTATCAACAGAACTGGTCAAAGCAGCAAGCAAATACACTGCAGCGAAATTCTACTAAGAATAGCTGTGAACTATAGCATTACCTGAGAATAACCCGCTTAATCATTAAGCGGGTTATTTTTATTTATATAAAGGTTGCTTTTTAATAGAAGGATAGGTTATTATAAGTAAGCGTTGTTGGAGCGGCAAAGGAAATGAGAGATTACTTAAATAAGTGATTTCAAAAATAAAGCTTGCATTGCTCGGATGAACGTGATATATTATAAGAGTTGCTGGTGACGCGGTAAGCGGCGCTGACAACGAGCTTGATCTTTGAAAACTGAACAACGAGTGAGTACCTGGAGATCGCTTCGGCGAGATCCAAATTAGAGAATGTAAATTCTCGTCAGATGTTTCAAAATGAGCAATCGCTCTTTCTAAATACCAATTTGGAGAGTTTGATCCTGGCTCAGGACGAACGCTGGCGGCGTGCCTAATACATGCAAGTCGAGCGGAGTCTGAAAGGAAGCTTGCTTCCTTTCAGACTTAGCGGCGGACGGGTGAGTAACACGTAGGCAACCTGCCCTCAAGCCTGGGATAACTACCGGAAACGGTAGCTAATACCGGATAATTTCTTTTTTCTCCTGAGGAGAGAATGAAAGGCGGAGCAATCTGCTGCTTGGGGATGGGCCTGCGGCGCATTAGCTAGTTGGTGGGGTAACGGCCCACCAAGGCGACGATGCGTAGCCGACCTGAGAGGGTGAACGGCCACACTGGGACTGAGACACGGCCCAGACTCCTACGGGAGGCAGCAGTAGGGAATCTTCCGCAATGGGCGCAAGCCTGACGGAGCAACGCCGCGTGAGTGATGAAGGTTTTCGGATCGTAAAGCTCTGTTGCCAGGGAAGAACGTCCGGTAGAGTAACTGCTGCCGGAGTGACGGTACCTGAGAAGAAAGCCCCGGCTAACTACGTGCCAGCAGCCGCGGTAATACGTAGGGGGCAAGCGTTGTCCGGAATTATTGGGCGTAAAGCGCGCGCAGGCGGTTATTTAAGTCTGGTGTTTAAACCTTGGGCTCAACCTGAGGTCGCACTGGAAACTGGGTGACTTGAGTACAGAAGAGGAAAGTGGAATTCCACGTGTAGCGGTGAAATGCGTAGATATGTGGAGGAACACCAGTGGCGAAGGCGACTTTCTGGGCTGTAACTGACGCTGAGGCGCGAAAGCGTGGGGAGCAAACAGGATTAGATACCCTGGTAGTCCACGCCGTAAACGATGAGTGCTAGGTGTTAGGGGTTTCGATACCCTTGGTGCCGAAGTTAACACAGTAAGCACTCCGCCTGGGGAGTACGGTCGCAAGACTGAAACTCAAAGGAATTGACGGGGACCCGCACAAGCAGTGGAGTATGTGGTTTAATTCGAAGCAACGCGAAGAACCTTACCAGGTCTTGACATCCAACTAACGAAGCAGAGATGCATCAGGTGCCCTTCGGGGAAAGTTGAGACAGGTGGTGCATGGTTGTCGTCAGCTCGTGTCGTGAGATGTTGGGTTAAGTCCCGCAACGAGCGCAACCCTTGACTTTAGTTGCCAGCAGGTTAAGCTGGGCACTCTAGAGTGACTGCCGGTGACAAACCGGAGGAAGGTGGGGATGACGTCAAATCATCATGCCCCTTATGACCTGGGCTACACACGTACTACAATGGCCGGTACAACGGGAAGCGAAGCCGCGAGGTGGAGCCAATCCCAGCAAAGCCGGTCTCAGTTCGGATTGCAGGCTGCAACTCGCCTGCATGAAGTCGGAATTGCTAGTAATCGCGGATCAGCATGCCGCGGTGAATACGTTCCCGGGTCTTGTACACACCGCCCGTCACACCACGAGAGTTTACAACACCCGAAGTCGGTGGGGTAACCCGCAAGGGAGCCAGCCGCCGAAGGTGGGGTAGATGATTGGGGTGAAGTCGTAACAAGGTAGCCGTATCGGAAGGTGCGGCTGGATCACCTCCTTTCTATGGAGAATCGTCTTCTGCAATGAAGACATTCAAATCGGAAGCTTGCTTCCAAAAAAGAACCCTTGGGTTCGAATACTCACTCGTTGGTCAGTTTTGAGAGTTTAAGCTCTCATCTTTACCTTGATCCTTGAAAACTGGATACCGAAACGAATTTGCGTTTTAGAACATCTTTTAGCTGAAACTTGTGTAAGCAAGTTGAAATAGTTATTAGTTGCTACAAAGTGAAGGTTTTTGATTGTGCAAACAAGCAAAACACCGGAACGTTGGTTAAGCTACTAAGAGCACACGGAGGATGCCTAGGCGCCAGGAGCCGACGAAGGACGTGGCGAACAACGAAACTGCCTCGGGGAGCTGTAAGCAAGCTTTGATCCGGGGGTGTCCGAATGGGGAAACCCAGCTGTGGTAATTCGCAGTTACTCGTATCTGAATACATAGGATACGCAGAGGCAGACCAGGGGAACTGAAACATCTAAGTACCCTGAGGAAGAGAAAACAATAGTGATTCCGTCAGTAGCGGCGAGCGAACGCGGAACAGCCTAAACCAAGGGGCTTGCCTCTTGGGGTTGTGGGACGTCTCACATGGAGTTACAAAGGAATATGGTAGGCGAAGAGGTCTGGAAAGGCCCGCGATAGAGGTAAAAGCCCTGTAGCCTAAACTGTGTTCTCTCCGAGACGGATCCCGAGTAGTGCGGGGCACGTGAAACCCCGTATGAATCCAGCAGGACCATCTGCTAAGGCTAAATACTACCTGGCGACCGATAGTGAAACAGTACCGTGAGGGAAAGGTGAAAAGCACCCCGGAAGGGGAGTGAAATAGAACCTGAAACCGTGTGCTTACAAAAAGTCAGAGCCCTCTTTATGGGTGATGGCGTGCCTTTTGTAGAATGAACCGGCGAGTTACGTTTAACATGCAAGGTTAAGGTGAGAAGCCGGAGCCGCAGCGAAAGCGAGTCTGAATAGGGCGACTGAGTATGTGGACGTAGACCCGAAACCGTGTGATCTACCCCTGTCCAGGGTGAAGGTGCGGTAACACGCACTGGAGGCCCGAACCCACGCATGTTGAAAAATGCGGGGATGAGGTGGGGGTAGCGGAGAAATTCCAATCGAACTCGGAGATAGCTGGTTCTCCCCGAAATAGCTTTAGGGCTAGCCTCGGTGAATGGAGTGGTGGAGGTAGAGCACTGATTGGGTGCGGGGCCCGCAAGGGTTACCAAGCTCAGTCAAACTCCGAATGCCATTAACTTCTTGCCGGGAGTCAGACAGTGAGTGCTAAGATCCATTGTCAAAAGGGAAACAGCCCAGACCATCAGCTAAGGTCCCCAAGTGTGTGTTAAGTGGGAAAGGATGTGGAGTTGCACAGACAACCAGGATGTTGGCTTAGAAGCAGCCACCATTGAAAGAGTGCGTAATAGCTCACTGGTCGAGTGACTCTGCGCCGAAAATGTAACGGGGCTAAACACACCACCGAAGCTATGGCTAGATGCTTTGCATCTGGGGTAGGGGAGCGTTGTATGTAGGTTGAAGGTGTACCGTAAGGAGCGCTGGACAGCATACAAGTGAGAATGCCGGTATGAGTAACGAAAAGATCAGTGAGAATCTGATCCGCCGAAAGCCCAAGGTTTCCTGAGGAAGGCTCGTCCGCTCAGGGTAAGTCGGGACCTAAGGCGAGGCCGAAAGGCGTAGTCGAAGGACAACAGTTTGAAATTACTGTACCACCGTAATCCGCTATGAGCGATGGGGTGACGCAGGAGGGTAGTGACGCGGACTGATGGATGTCCGTCTAAGCAGTGAGGCTGGTGTGTAGGCAAATCCGCACACTATTAAGGCCAGGCTGTGATGGGGAGCGAAAATTATAGTAGCGAAGGTCATGATCTCACACTGCCAAGAAAAGCCTCTAGCCAGGAGAAGGTGCCCGTACCGCAAACCGACACAGGTAGGCGAGAAGAGAATTCTAAGGCGCGCGGAAGAACTCTCGTTAAGGAACTCGGCAAAATGACCTCGTAACTTCGGGAGAAGAGGTGCCTCGGTAGGGTGAATAGCCCGAGGGGGCCGCAGTGAAAAGGCCCAAGCGACTGTTTAGCAAAAACACAGGTCTGTGCGAAGCCGTAAGGCGAAGTATACGGGCTGACGCCTGCCCGGTGCTGGAAGGTTAAGGGGAGTGGTTAGGAGCAATCCGAAGCTGTGAACCGAAGCCCCAGTAAACGGCGGCCGTAACTATAACGGTCCTAAGGTAGCGAAATTCCTTGTCAGGTAAATTCTGACCCGCACGAATGGCGTAACGACTTGGGCGCTGTCTCAACGAGAGATCCGGTGAAATTTTAATACCTGTGAAGATGCAGGTTACCCGCGACAAGACGGAAAGACCCCATGGAGCTTTACTGCAGCTTGATATTGAATTTGGGTACGATCTGTACAGGATAGGTGGGAGCCGTTGAGGCAGGAGCGCAAGCTTCTGCGGAGGCGCCGTTGGGATACCACCCTGATCGTATCTAGGTTCTAACCTAGTACCGTAATCCGGTACGGGGACCGTGTCAGGCGGGCAGTTTGACTGGGGCGGTCGCCTCCTAAAGAGTAACGGAGGCGTTCAAAGGTTCCCTCAGAATGGTTGGAAATCATTCGCAGAGTGCAAAGGCATAAGGGAGCTTGACTGCGAGACCTACAAGTCGAGCAGGGACGAAAGTCGGACTTAGTGATCCGGTGGTACCGCATGGAAGGGCCATCGCTCAACGGATAAAAGCTACCCTGGGGATAACAGGCTTATCTCCCCCAAGAGTCCACATCGACGGGGAGGTTTGGCACCTCGATGTCGGCTCATCGCATCCTGGGGCTGAAGTAGGTCCCAAGGGTTGGGCTGTTCGCCCATTAAAGCGGTACGCGAGCTGGGTTCAGAACGTCGTGAGACAGTTCGGTCCCTATCTGTCGTGGGCGCAGGAAATTTGAGAGGAGCTGTCCTTAGTACGAGAGGACCGGGATGGACGTACCGCTGGTGCATCAGTTGTTCCGCCAGGAGCATGGCTGAGTAGCTACGTACGGACGGGATAAGCGCTGAAAGCATCTAAGCGTGAAGCCCCCCTCAAGATGAGATTTCCCAGTATGTAAGACCCCTTGAAGACGACGAGGTAGATAGGTTGGAGGTGGAAGTGCAGCAATGCATGGAGCTGACCAATACTAATCGGTCGAGGGCTTATCCAAATTTCTAACACGCAGATTCGTTTCGGATTCAGTTTTCAGGAATCAAGTTCCTGAACGCAACGAAATTCATTCACACATTCGTGATGAACCGAATTTCTAGCGGCAGCGTCTGTTTCACAGACGCATGTTTGGTGGCGATAGCGGAGGGGTTCCACACGTACCCATCCCGAACACGACCGTTAAGCCCTCCAGCGCCGATGGTACTTGGACCGAAGGGTCCTGGGAGAGTAGGACGTTGCCAAGCACGCAAGACCACTGTTGATACCTCGACAGTGGTCTTTTTGTATTTTCGGGGAAGTGTGTGGACAGCTTGTGAGTAGAATTCAGGTATTCTTACAAGTGGAGCATAGTTATACACATGTGGATAGATTTAGTTTTTTTGATACTTCTCCCCAAATGATGTGGATATCCGGTAGAATAATGTGGATAGGCACGGAAAATTGGGGATAGTTAGACGAAGGAGCCGAAAGTTATGGACAAGCACAGCAGCTTTTTGTGGACAGAGCAGTTCAGGGTTCAGGCAAGTGACACGGATTACCGGTCAAGGGGCAAGCTCTCCTTTCTGCTGGATATCATGCAGCGTGCTGCGGATTCGGCTGTAAGCAGTCTTGGGCTAAGTATGGAGAGTATGCTTAAGGCGGGAATGGGTTGGATGGTTATCACCCTTGATCTGAATCTGCAGCGTCTGCCGTCCCCGAGTGAGCTTCTTGATGTACACACCTGGAGTAAAGGAAACAAAGGACCGCTCTGGCAGCGGGATTACCGGATTTATGATGCCCAAGGTGTAGAGCTAGCTTCGGCGCGATCGATCTGGGCGCTTGTGGATATCGGCAAACGAAAGATTTTGCGTCCGTCAGCCTTGCCTATTGTTGTCGAGCCATATGTAGAGGATTCCGTAGGCAGTCTGCCGGATAAAGTAATCATTCCACCCGAACTTCCCTTGCAGGAGGCCTACCGTTATCAGGTAAGATATAGCGGGCTGGATAACAACAAACATCTTAACAATGCGCGGTATGCAGATTTATGCTGTGATGCTCTGGCGCTGGAGGAGTGGGAGGAGTTAGAGCTTACGGGGCTCCATATTACCTATGCCCAGGAAGCCAAGTATGGTGAGGAGATTAGTGTTATGCGTTCTTCTCTGACTGAAGAAGGGGTATATGTGCGCGGTCAAGGCGGGGGACGAATCTTTTTTGAAGCTTGCCTGAAGCTTAGAAGATAGATAGATGTCTGAGAGAGACTTACATAATGTTAAATCTAGACAGTTGCTCGGATTTCAGGGGAACTGTCTTTTGTCATATTTGCTACTTCCTTATATGTCACAAATACACAATTGATAATCGTTATACAGGTGTAAAAGGAAAATGGAGGTGATTTCTTTGGAGCAAGGCAACCCCGGGGGCCCACCTGAATCCAAAAAGATTGAAGAAGCTATTCATCAGGTACACGCAGGTGACAGGCAAGCTTTTACAACAATAATTACGGAATATGAAAGAAAGATTTACACGTATTGCTACTATCTCCTAAGAAACCGTGAAGAAGCAGAGGACGCTGTGCAGGATATATTCGTGAAGGTATATCAGCAGCTTAGGCGTTATGAGAAGCGGGTTTCTTTTTCGGCTTGGCTATATAAGGTGGCTTATCATCATTGCCTGGACCAGCTACGCAGGCGTAAGCGCCGCAGCCGGTTGCTGTCCCTTTATAAGCTGCAGTTGATGACGCATCAACAAGAGTTGCCGGAGGAGCCGCCGGTAGACCGGATTTTGGAAAACCTCACTTCGGAAGAGCGGGGGCTATTAATCCTTCGTGTCATTGAACAATACAGCTTCGAAGAGATCTCAATGATTACCGGAAGCAGTTCGGCGGCACTGCGCAAAAAATATGAACGGCTCCGTAAAAAACTGATTCAGCAAAAAGCGGATGAAGGGAGAGAATGTGCTCATGGAGAAATGGCAGAATCAAACTGAGAAGCAAATGCTGGAACATATTCGCAGCAGCGTCGGAAGAGTGGAGTTTCCTGTTGATAGCTATAATGAGCAGATTATGAACCGGATCGAACATTTGGAGACCAGAGGAGGAAGCAAATTGCTTAAGAAGACGTTAGCAGCCGCAAGTATAGCTGCAGTGATAGGATTAGGTACGATAACTGCAGGATTCATCTCCCCGGCCTGGGCCGATACTTTGAGTCAGCTCCCCGTGTTCAACAGTATATTCAAGCATACGGAGAACCCAGGTTTGAAGTTGGCGGCGGAACAGGGGCTGACCACTTCACCTAACATGAGCGTGACCAAAGATGGAGTGACGTTAAGTGTTACAGAGGTATTTTATGACGGGATTCAACTGGCTATTGGATTTGAAAGGGCTGGAGTAGCGGATGAGCGGATGCTGGCGGAGATTACTGATTATAAAACCCATGAATTCGATCAATCGACGAAAGGCCTGCTGGGGTTGCCTGAAGTTACCCTGGAATCTGGTGAGCGTATGGGCTTCGGTTCTTCTTCTACAGGCGACGTACAGGGGCAACCCAATACCCTTTTATTGGAAATGAGAGAATTGTGGAATACATCAGCTCTCGGAGATGAATTCAAGGTAAATATCAGTGTGCCGGTTGCCCAAATCGCCGAGCCCTTTAAGTTCCAGGTGACGGTGAAGAAGCTTGCGGAGGGGATCATCAATCTTACTCCGGGTCAGGGGGCAAGCAAAGACTCCTTCCATTATAAAGTAAAGAGTCTGGACATCACGCCTGCTGCGATGAGGCTGGTCGTCACCAGCGAAGGAGAGGTGCCTGCATCGCCGGAGCAGACAGGGGAATATGGTCCAACGGAGGTATTCTATGAGCTTGTGGATGATGCCGGTAATGTTATTGGTCCAAAGGGTCTCGGATATGCCATGATGAAGGCAGTTCAGCATCCTATTGTGGATAGCCTGTACAATACCTTCCCGCAAAAACCCAAGACGATTACGGTCAGACCGTATACAATGACTCTGGATAATGAGCCGAAACTCTTGTTGGATGCCGATGGGAAACCGGTAAAAACTTATATGAAGGAGCTTGAAACAACGATACAAATTCCTTGAATTTCAGAAAAGTTAGGTGTGAAATAATTTATGCTCTAGTCCGCGTCTGCTGTGCAGATGCGGGCTTTTTGACGATTAAAGCAATGTTAGCGGAATGTAGATTTCACTTACTGAATCCGGATGCTCCGGTCCGAGATAGTCCTTGCCGTAGTATTCAAATTCATAGGAGAGGTTCAGGCGGTAATCGGTTCTCGGCAGAAAAACGCCATAGATATATTTGTAGGTGGCAGAGACTTCTGCGGATGGCCCTGTATGCTTAAATCTGAGATAACGTGCTGGCGGCAGTGTATGGATAGGCAGGTTGCTGCCAACTTGTTCGCAACTCGACTGAACGGTATTGCCGGTACGTACAGATGCCAGGGTGTTCAACTCACAGGCAATGTGAAAGGAGATTCCCTGATCCGCATAGTTATCCGGCCAATAGCCTAGCTGGTAATATTGTTCTGGCAGCTTGCGGTCCGGGATAGCAGAAAGGCTGCTGAACAGCTGCTCCCATGCGGATCCGATGACCGACTGATCTTGCGTAACGGTAATGAACCGCCCCTGAAGTCTGATTTCACCAAGCTCAATCAGGTCAGGAGAGGCGCCCTTCTGGTCTGACCAGTGCGTCAAATCAGCGGGCTGTAAGGGATGGAGCAACAGAGGGATATCCGGGTTAGACTTGTGACGGATATGGGTGGGAGTGGTGTGCAGCAGTCTTTTGAAGGACCGGGTGAAGGTCTCGTAATCATTATAAGCATAGTCCAGTGAGATCTCGTGAAAAGTCCGCTCGGGACTGCTCAGAATATCCCGGGCCGCCTCTGAAATCCTCCGTCTTGCCATATAGTCGCCCGGTGTGAGTCCGGTAACCCCTTGAAACAGGCGGATAAAGTGGAACAGGGAATAGCCGGTCTCTCTGGAGAGGTCCAGAACAGACAGCGGCTGCTTCAGTTTCGATTCAATATATTCAATCGCCTGTAGAATGAGCTGGCTGTTCTTCATGAAGTCCTCTCCTCTAGGTTACTCTACAGTCCACTCTCCCCATGAGGCAGCCCATGCAGGCACTCTAACCTGACAGACACGGTCGGTGGAAGGGAAATAAGCTTTGATATCAAGCACGGGCGTTCCCGGATAGGCATCCAGTCCGCTGACCTCCACAATTCCCTGATCTAGGTCAACGGATAGAATACGGGCAACCGTCAGTCCAAGCGGATTAGGGCGGACCGGAGACCGGGTGGCAAATACACCGCTAACCGGGGCATCATAGGGAGGCTCAATCTGCGTAGTTCCCCGGAAGTGATCTGCTGCAAATTCATGAATCCACCATAGAATCTGGCAGTGGCTGAAGGCCTCTAACCCCTTCAAGGCGGGTCTGTATTCGGGTCTAATCTCAAGTTGCAGGTTCTGCTGTGTTCCTGTTACAACTCCTACTGGTATAATATTATACGATTCTGATGCGGACATTGTCTGTGACTCCTTTCGGCTGGGGATGATTCTAGTCTATCGGAAGTAAAGGGAATTCGGCCTGATGATAATTGCGGACTTGTATGTCATGGTATAATAGGTTGTTGATGACAGGGAGGGGTTTGGACGATGAAGGTATTAGTATTAGCAGAGAAGCCGTCGGTAGCCCGTGAGATTGCGCGGGTGCTGGGCTGTGGAAATAAACAGAAGAGTTATATGGAAGGTCCGAAATATGTGGTGACCTGGGCTCTCGGGCATCTGGTTGGTCTGGCTGAGCCTGAGGACTATAACAATAAATATGCAACGTGGGCGTTGGAGGATCTGCCGATTCTTCCAGAGAAGGCCAAGCTGAAGGTGCTGCGCGAGACCAGTCAGCAATATAAGGCCGTGCAGCAGCTAATGAAGCGGCAGGATATCGAAGAGCTGATCGTGGCAACAGACGCGGCCCGTGAGGGTGAGCTGCTGGCCCGCTGGATTATGAATATGGCTGGCTGGAAAAAGCCGTTCCGGCGGCTGTGGATCTCTTCGCAGACGGATAAGGCCATTAAAGAGGGCTTCGCTTCTCTGCGGCCTGGACGGGATTTCGACCGCCTGTATGAATCTGCACGCTGCCGTGCTGAGGCGGATTGGATGATCGGGCTGAATGTGACGCGGGCCTTAACCTGCAAGTTCGGCGCGCCGCTCTCTGCGGGGCGTGTGCAGACACCTACCTTGGGAATGATTATGGACCGGGAGAGTGAGATTACCGGCTTCCGTTCCCAGGAATATGACCTGCTGACTGGGGACTTCGGGAATTTCCAGGCGGGGTGGCGTGCGCAGGGCGGGGACGGCCGGATTTTTGACAGGGAGAAGACGGATGTCCTTAAGGATAAGCTTACAGGCCGCAGCGGGCGGATCACTAAGGTACAAAAGAGTGAGAAAAGCGAGCCGCATCCGCTGGCATATGATCTGACCGAGCTGCAGCGGGATGCCAACCGCAAATTTGGCTTCTCGGCCAAACAGACCTCAAGTGTGCTCCAGAAGCTGTATGAACAACATAAGCTGGTCACTTATCCGCGTACAGACAGCCGTTATCTGACCGCTGATATGACGGGTACGTTAAAAGAAAGACTCGACAGTGTGGCTGTCGGGCCGTATGCCTCCCTCGCCAGACCGCTGCTGCGGAAGCCGCTGCCGATTACGAAGCGGATTGTCGATGACAGCAAGGTCAGTGATCACCATGCGATTATTCCGACAGAGCAGACGGTGCTGCTTAATCTGCTGAGTGCGGAAGAGCGGAAGCTCTACGATCTGATCGTACGGCGGTTCATTAGCCTGTTCTATCCTCCGGCCCGTTATGACGCCGTAGCTGTAACGGTAACCGTGGATGGTGAAAGCTTCTATGTGAAGGGAACTACCGTCAAGGATGCAGGCTGGCGTGAGGTATACGGCGGAGATATGAGCTCGGATGACGAAGAGGAGAATGCGGGGGATGAACCCGCGGCAGGCAATGTGAAGCTGCCGGAGCTGCGGGAAGGCGATAGCGTGAAGCTTGCGCGC is a window encoding:
- a CDS encoding acyl-ACP thioesterase domain-containing protein, translating into MDKHSSFLWTEQFRVQASDTDYRSRGKLSFLLDIMQRAADSAVSSLGLSMESMLKAGMGWMVITLDLNLQRLPSPSELLDVHTWSKGNKGPLWQRDYRIYDAQGVELASARSIWALVDIGKRKILRPSALPIVVEPYVEDSVGSLPDKVIIPPELPLQEAYRYQVRYSGLDNNKHLNNARYADLCCDALALEEWEELELTGLHITYAQEAKYGEEISVMRSSLTEEGVYVRGQGGGRIFFEACLKLRR
- a CDS encoding RNA polymerase sigma factor: MEQGNPGGPPESKKIEEAIHQVHAGDRQAFTTIITEYERKIYTYCYYLLRNREEAEDAVQDIFVKVYQQLRRYEKRVSFSAWLYKVAYHHCLDQLRRRKRRSRLLSLYKLQLMTHQQELPEEPPVDRILENLTSEERGLLILRVIEQYSFEEISMITGSSSAALRKKYERLRKKLIQQKADEGRECAHGEMAESN
- a CDS encoding DUF4179 domain-containing protein, yielding MEKWQNQTEKQMLEHIRSSVGRVEFPVDSYNEQIMNRIEHLETRGGSKLLKKTLAAASIAAVIGLGTITAGFISPAWADTLSQLPVFNSIFKHTENPGLKLAAEQGLTTSPNMSVTKDGVTLSVTEVFYDGIQLAIGFERAGVADERMLAEITDYKTHEFDQSTKGLLGLPEVTLESGERMGFGSSSTGDVQGQPNTLLLEMRELWNTSALGDEFKVNISVPVAQIAEPFKFQVTVKKLAEGIINLTPGQGASKDSFHYKVKSLDITPAAMRLVVTSEGEVPASPEQTGEYGPTEVFYELVDDAGNVIGPKGLGYAMMKAVQHPIVDSLYNTFPQKPKTITVRPYTMTLDNEPKLLLDADGKPVKTYMKELETTIQIP
- a CDS encoding AraC family transcriptional regulator, encoding MKNSQLILQAIEYIESKLKQPLSVLDLSRETGYSLFHFIRLFQGVTGLTPGDYMARRRISEAARDILSSPERTFHEISLDYAYNDYETFTRSFKRLLHTTPTHIRHKSNPDIPLLLHPLQPADLTHWSDQKGASPDLIELGEIRLQGRFITVTQDQSVIGSAWEQLFSSLSAIPDRKLPEQYYQLGYWPDNYADQGISFHIACELNTLASVRTGNTVQSSCEQVGSNLPIHTLPPARYLRFKHTGPSAEVSATYKYIYGVFLPRTDYRLNLSYEFEYYGKDYLGPEHPDSVSEIYIPLTLL
- the tsaA gene encoding tRNA (N6-threonylcarbamoyladenosine(37)-N6)-methyltransferase TrmO, whose product is MSASESYNIIPVGVVTGTQQNLQLEIRPEYRPALKGLEAFSHCQILWWIHEFAADHFRGTTQIEPPYDAPVSGVFATRSPVRPNPLGLTVARILSVDLDQGIVEVSGLDAYPGTPVLDIKAYFPSTDRVCQVRVPAWAASWGEWTVE
- a CDS encoding DNA topoisomerase III, with the protein product MKVLVLAEKPSVAREIARVLGCGNKQKSYMEGPKYVVTWALGHLVGLAEPEDYNNKYATWALEDLPILPEKAKLKVLRETSQQYKAVQQLMKRQDIEELIVATDAAREGELLARWIMNMAGWKKPFRRLWISSQTDKAIKEGFASLRPGRDFDRLYESARCRAEADWMIGLNVTRALTCKFGAPLSAGRVQTPTLGMIMDRESEITGFRSQEYDLLTGDFGNFQAGWRAQGGDGRIFDREKTDVLKDKLTGRSGRITKVQKSEKSEPHPLAYDLTELQRDANRKFGFSAKQTSSVLQKLYEQHKLVTYPRTDSRYLTADMTGTLKERLDSVAVGPYASLARPLLRKPLPITKRIVDDSKVSDHHAIIPTEQTVLLNLLSAEERKLYDLIVRRFISLFYPPARYDAVAVTVTVDGESFYVKGTTVKDAGWREVYGGDMSSDDEEENAGDEPAAGNVKLPELREGDSVKLARCIIKPGRTHPPKRYNEATLLTQMEKHGLGTPATRADIIEKLVSSDTIERQGNLLHPTGKGKQLIELVSGQLRTPELTARWEAELERIARGQGRPEPFLQGIRSMAQELVSGVKNSGAEYKPHNVSNSHCPECGTRMLEKKTKRGRLLVCPKEDCGYTRAGEKQLSNRRCPQCHKKMEMKEGKAGKYVQCLGCGITETMDKDHKHINKCEQQKLVQQYSKTESAGNNLGDLLKAAMEAKQKGK